A stretch of DNA from Microlunatus sp. Gsoil 973:
AACTAGGCCTTCCGGATCACAGGATGAGGTGACAGGTGGTCGCCTCTGGTTGCGCTTTCGGGTTTGAGGTTAGCGGAGTGGGTGTTGATCAAGGACTTGGCGGGGTGTTCGGCCGTGCATGTAGTCGCTGTGGTTGGGGCGGTGTTGGTTGTAGTCGTCGATCCAGTGCTGGAGTGCGTGGTCCAGGTCGTCGACGCGGTCGATCCGGGCCCGGTGGAACATCGGCCGGTAGAACTCGTGCAGTGCGGTGCCTTGGAAGCGTTCGCAGACTGCATTGTGGTTCGGCGATCGGGGCGGGATCCGGTGATGAGCGATGTCGATCTCGGTCAGATGGGTGGTGAACGCCCGGCCGGTGAACTCCGGGCCGTTGTCGGTGGTCACGCCGGTCAGGGTGATATCGAGCCGGGCGAGTTCGGCGGCGACGTGGTCAACGAAGCTGGCAGCCTGCTCGGCGGTCTTGTCTCCCACGATCAGGCTGACCACCGCCCACCGGGTGCAGACGTCAATCGCGGTGAGCTGCCAGATCGCGCCGACACCCTTCAGTTTGCCGACGTAGAAGGAATCCAGGGCGACCTCGCGTCCTGGAAGCGGGCTGTAGTGGCAGAACCCGAATGGGCCCTCGGCAGCGGCATCGGTCACCACGCCGGTGGTTGCGGCAGTGATCGAGGCCAACGCGGCGATCCGGTCTTGACGGTGTCCGAGGTGGTGGTTGCGGAGGATCTTTTGAACTCCGGACGCCGATCGACGCACTCCGATCCGGGCCAGGTGACGCAGCAGCTGGCGGGCACCCAGGGTCGGCTGGCAGACCGCGATCGCCAGGATCTTCGACACTTCCTCCGGGCTCATCGCGTTCGGCATCACCGGTGGCCGGCGGCTCTTCGGCATCAACGATGCCGACCCGTACTGCTGGGCGCGGCGGACCCATCGGTAGTAGGACTGTCGAGACACACCGAACGTGCGGCAGGCCTCGGTGACACCGACCTTGGCCGCATGGGCAATCAGAGCAGCACGACGATCATGGATGATGGAATCAGGGGTCACGGGATGGTCTCCTTCGGTCACAGGAAGCAACCAAAGGTTCCCACCCGTGACCCCGCCCTCACCGGAGCGGTGTCACCTCATCCCGTAAACCGGAAGAACTAGGCCGTCGGGGAACCCCTATGAGTCCGGGATTCGAGCGCAGTATCGCGGCAGCCGATGCCAGTGCGCGGTCGGTGGCGCTGGCAGTGCTGCGCTCGGGTCCGGTTTCCCGTGCCGATCTTGCCCGCCGGCTCGGACTTTCGACCGCCAGCCTGACCAGGCTGACCAGGCCCATGATCAGCAGCGGGCTGTTGGTCGAGCAGGAGCCAGAGACTGGCAAGCGCACCGGTCGGCCGTCGAAGCCGCTGGACATCGATGCCGGGCAGGCTCACTTCCTCGGAATCAAGATCACCTGGGACGTGATCTACACGGTGGTGTGTGATCTCAAGGGCACGGTGATCAGCCGCGCAAGTGCGGCTGTCCCCGACACATCTCCGGAAGTGGTCATCGATCAGGCGCTGGCGATCGTCACCGATCACCGGCTGGCCTGGCCGGGCATCGCCGGGGTCGGGATCGGCATCGGCGGCACGGTTGAAGGGCACAGCCTGGTACGCCGGGTGTCGGCGCTGGGTTGGAACCGCGAGCTCGATCTTGCTCACCGGCTGGCGGCGGCGATCGAATTGCCGGTCAGCGTCGACAACGACGTACGCGCGCTGACGCAGGCCGAGCTCTGGTTCGGCGAAGGCCGAGGCTGCTCATCGTTGGTGATGATCACCATCGGTGTCGGTGTCGGCTGTGCGCTGGTGATCGATGATCAACTGTACGAGGGCCGCCGCGGGCTGGCGGCGAAGATCGACCATTGGTCGCTCGACCCGGACGGGCCCCAGTGCCCGCGCGGCCACCGAGGCTGCGCCGACCAACTGCTCACCTCGGGCCGCATCTCCGAACGGGCGACTCAACGCCTGGACCGGCCGGTGAGCTTCGAGGAATGCCTGCGATTGGCCGGCGTCGGTGACCCGGCCGCCGGCGACATCGTCCAGAGGGCCGCGGCCGGACTCGGGCTGCTGGTCTCCCGGGTCGCCGACCTGATCGCACCGGAACGCATCCTGCTGACCGGCGACGGCATCGAGCTGGCGATGCTGGCGGAGGACCGGATGCGTGCGGCGGTGGCCGCGAACCGGTCCTTGGCGGCCGATGCCGACGACGTCCGCCTGCTGCGATCGGATTTCTATGTTTGGGCTCGAGGGGCGGCCGCGGTCGCCATCCGCCGGCACATGCTGACCGAGCTGAGCGTCACCTGAGCTCCTGTCGGCGAACTGTGGCTCGGTTGAAGGGCAGGTGGCCGACGAAGCCGATCACCATCGCGGCGAGCACACCGAGGTTGGCGTACGCCCAGGAGCCGTCCCGGCCACCCAAGGGGCCGAGCAGGTAGCCCTGCCAGCCCAGCCAGCCGGCGTAGGTGTTGGTCACCAGACCCCAGCCGACCGCGGTGCCCAGCAACATCAGGATGATCGAGACCCAGTTGATGTCTCCGTAGCGGCCGGTGCGATCCTGCAGGTCGACCGCGTCGTAGTCGGAACGCCGCAGGACGACATCGGCGATCATCACTCCTGCCCAGGCTGCGATCGGCACTCCCAGCGTGATCAGGAACCCCTGGAACGGGCCGAGGAAGTCGGTGGCGAAGAAGACGATGTAGACGGATCCGATGATCATGATCGTGCCGTCGATCCCGGCCGCCAGCCAGCGCGGCACCGGCAGCCCGGCGGTCATCAGGGCCAGACCTGAGGAGTAGATGTCCAGCACCGCGCCGCCGACCAGACCGAGCACCGCCACCACAGCGAACGGTACGAGGAACCAGGTCGGCAACAGGGTGGTCAGTGCGCCGATCGGGTCGGCGGCGACCTTGTCGTTCAGCGTCTTGGACGATCCGGCGAGCAGGATGCCGAACACCAACAGCAGTACTGGTGCCAGGGCGGCGCCGAAGGTGGTCCAGGCGACCACGCCGGAACTGCTGACCGACCGCGGCAGGTAGCGGGAGAAGTCGCCGGCCATGTTGGCCCAGCTGAGTCCGAACGCGGTCATCATGAAGATCAACGCGCCGATCATGGCGGCGATACCGCCGGACGACAGGTTCGACAGCGCCGCACCGTTGATGTTGCCGGCGACCAGGATCGCGTACACGATGGTCAGCACACCGGTGATGATCGTGATCCACACCTGCAGTCTCATGATCAGCGAGAAGCCGATGATGCCGCTGCCGACGATCAGCACAGCGACCACGACCAGGGCGACGAGTTTGGTCGGGGTGCCGGCGTTCCAGCCCAGCTCGCTGAAGACGGTTGTGGTGGCCAGCACGGCCAGTGCGGTCAGCGCGGTTTCCCATCCGACGGTGATCAGCCAGGACACGACCGCGGGCAGCCGGCTGCCGCGGACCCCGAACGCCGGCCGGGCCAGCACCATGGTCGGTGCCGAGCCGCGCATGCCGACCAGCGAGATGACCCCGCACAGCACGAAGGACAGCACCGTGCCGATGACGCCGACGATGATCGCCTGGACCGCCGAGAGCCCGAAGCCGAGGACGAACGAGCCGTAGCTGATGCCCAGCACCGAGACGTTGGCCGCGAACCACGGCCAGAACAGGCTCCGCGGCGCACCGTGGCGCTCCTCCTCGGCGATGGTGTTGATGCCGTTGCGCTCGACGGCCATCGTTGTCCGGGTTTGTGCCGGAGATTCCATGGGGCCAGAGTACGGAATAGTCGACCGACGGGTGGCGCATTACACTCGCACGCGTGGCCGGCCGGATCAACGACGAAGACATCGCGGCCGTCCGTGAGCGCGCGCGGATCGACGACATCGTCGGTTCATACGTGATGCTCCGGAATGCCGGCGGTGGATCGATGAAGGGACTGTGTCCCTTCCACGACGAGTCCACACCCAGCTTCAACGTGACCCCGTCGCGCGGACTGTGGTACTGCTTCGGCGCCTGCGGCGAGGGCGGCGATGTCATCGCGTTCATGCAGAAGATCGAAAACCTCAGCTTCACCGAGGCGGTGCAGAAGCTCGCCGACCGGGTGGGCATCCACTTGCGGATCTCCGACGACGGCGGACCGCGGCTGCCGGCCGGGCTGCGGGTCCGGTTGATGGACGCCCACAAGGCCGCGGCCGAGTTCTTCGCCGAGCAACTGGCCACCCCGGATGCGCTGACGGCACGCCGGTTCCTGGCCGAACGCGGGTTCGACCGGGCAGCGGCCGAGGAGTTCGGCGTCGGCTTCGCGCCGCGCGGCGGCCGGGGGCTCGCCCGGCACCTGCTGGCCCGTGGGTTCGACGAACAGGAGCTGATCACCGGCGGTCTGCTGCGCCGTGGCGGCTACGACTTCTTCTCCGGGCGGCTGCTGTGGCCGATCCGGGACGCCGGAAAGTCGGTGGTCGGCTTCGGTGCCCGGCGGATCTTCGACGACGACCGGCTGCCGGCCAAGTACATCAATACTCCGGAGACACCGCTCTACAAGAAGTCCCAGGTGCTGTACGGCCTCGACCTGGCCCGGACCGAGATCGGTCGCAGCGGCCAGGCGGTCGTGGTCGAGGGCTACACCGACGTGATGGCCGCACACCTGTCGGGCGTACGGACCGCCGTCGCGTCCTGTGGTACGGCTTTCGGAAACGATCATGCCCGGGTGCTGCAGCGGCTGATGGGGGATCAGGGCAACGGCGAGGTGATCTTCACCTTCGACGGCGACGCCGCCGGGCAGGCCGCGGCGCTGAAGGTCTTCTCGCTGGACTCGGCGTTCATCACCCAGACCTATGTCGCGATCGAACCGACCGGGCTGGATCCGTGCGATCTG
This window harbors:
- a CDS encoding integrase core domain-containing protein is translated as MTPDSIIHDRRAALIAHAAKVGVTEACRTFGVSRQSYYRWVRRAQQYGSASLMPKSRRPPVMPNAMSPEEVSKILAIAVCQPTLGARQLLRHLARIGVRRSASGVQKILRNHHLGHRQDRIAALASITAATTGVVTDAAAEGPFGFCHYSPLPGREVALDSFYVGKLKGVGAIWQLTAIDVCTRWAVVSLIVGDKTAEQAASFVDHVAAELARLDITLTGVTTDNGPEFTGRAFTTHLTEIDIAHHRIPPRSPNHNAVCERFQGTALHEFYRPMFHRARIDRVDDLDHALQHWIDDYNQHRPNHSDYMHGRTPRQVLDQHPLR
- a CDS encoding ROK family transcriptional regulator; translated protein: MSPGFERSIAAADASARSVALAVLRSGPVSRADLARRLGLSTASLTRLTRPMISSGLLVEQEPETGKRTGRPSKPLDIDAGQAHFLGIKITWDVIYTVVCDLKGTVISRASAAVPDTSPEVVIDQALAIVTDHRLAWPGIAGVGIGIGGTVEGHSLVRRVSALGWNRELDLAHRLAAAIELPVSVDNDVRALTQAELWFGEGRGCSSLVMITIGVGVGCALVIDDQLYEGRRGLAAKIDHWSLDPDGPQCPRGHRGCADQLLTSGRISERATQRLDRPVSFEECLRLAGVGDPAAGDIVQRAAAGLGLLVSRVADLIAPERILLTGDGIELAMLAEDRMRAAVAANRSLAADADDVRLLRSDFYVWARGAAAVAIRRHMLTELSVT
- a CDS encoding cytosine permease gives rise to the protein MESPAQTRTTMAVERNGINTIAEEERHGAPRSLFWPWFAANVSVLGISYGSFVLGFGLSAVQAIIVGVIGTVLSFVLCGVISLVGMRGSAPTMVLARPAFGVRGSRLPAVVSWLITVGWETALTALAVLATTTVFSELGWNAGTPTKLVALVVVAVLIVGSGIIGFSLIMRLQVWITIITGVLTIVYAILVAGNINGAALSNLSSGGIAAMIGALIFMMTAFGLSWANMAGDFSRYLPRSVSSSGVVAWTTFGAALAPVLLLVFGILLAGSSKTLNDKVAADPIGALTTLLPTWFLVPFAVVAVLGLVGGAVLDIYSSGLALMTAGLPVPRWLAAGIDGTIMIIGSVYIVFFATDFLGPFQGFLITLGVPIAAWAGVMIADVVLRRSDYDAVDLQDRTGRYGDINWVSIILMLLGTAVGWGLVTNTYAGWLGWQGYLLGPLGGRDGSWAYANLGVLAAMVIGFVGHLPFNRATVRRQELR
- the dnaG gene encoding DNA primase yields the protein MAGRINDEDIAAVRERARIDDIVGSYVMLRNAGGGSMKGLCPFHDESTPSFNVTPSRGLWYCFGACGEGGDVIAFMQKIENLSFTEAVQKLADRVGIHLRISDDGGPRLPAGLRVRLMDAHKAAAEFFAEQLATPDALTARRFLAERGFDRAAAEEFGVGFAPRGGRGLARHLLARGFDEQELITGGLLRRGGYDFFSGRLLWPIRDAGKSVVGFGARRIFDDDRLPAKYINTPETPLYKKSQVLYGLDLARTEIGRSGQAVVVEGYTDVMAAHLSGVRTAVASCGTAFGNDHARVLQRLMGDQGNGEVIFTFDGDAAGQAAALKVFSLDSAFITQTYVAIEPTGLDPCDLRLQHGDAAVRELVGRRVPLYRFVMTNILSRHDLDRADARVDALREAAPLVASVRDAGKVSGYIRELAGWLGMDPDEVRREIHRASSRSSKRGPELTPTSPDSPAQRKASAEVLPDPADRNLMTERETAKLIIQAPELLGEDLAVLVPDDFTHPAYAAVLRHAQKALANQPVGNDPFHDWPRRVAAAEDNPWVNSLVISLAVDPLLTEKPTPSYVVAYTAKLRLLTVSRQIAKIKSRLQRTNPVEDPTTYNKTFSELVVLEAQRKELQNRSLGLA